The region AAGCCTCCTCTCCCTTACACGGTCGGCGCCGCGTTCACCGCATATCGTCACAAGCCCCCTGCGCCCTTTGGCCATGGCTACGACAGTCCATGGCCGCCGTTTAAGACAGGCAAGTTCTGGCTACCGCAGCTTGACTACTGCCTCTCGCAGTCGCCACTGCCTGGTCATACGCTCAAGGAATACTGCACACTCGCCATCACGGACCTTATCCGCACCGGATACACATATAACGCGCAAGTTGTAGTAGTAAATAAGACTATGGTAGCTAAAATTTATGATCCGCTCTACGACAACGGCTTCGATTGCTACGACAATAAGCGCGACGTTATCGTCCTAGCCGACGGCGACTACTCGCGAGAAGCAGCCGCATACGAAACTCTGCAGCGATCGTCTGAAGCGCGGAATTGCATCCCAGACTACTACGGCAGCTGGACGATACAGGTACAAACGATAACTGGCGATAAGACATACCTGCGCCACGTACGACTTATACTCATGGAAAACGTTCCTGGTGTAGTGATGAGTAGTATAGAGCCTAAGCTACTGCCCGAAGCAACGCGCTCTCGCATTATGCAGAAGATACTAGAAGCTGAGACCTTTGTGTACAACGCCGGAGTCCACCATCGCGACATGTCACCCCGCAACGTGATGCTAGTCTCTCCCTCCGATATCTATACCGCTCCTGACCCGCGCGTCGTCATCATCGACTTCAACGTTTCTAATATACTTGAAATTAATGCGCGCCGCCGTGGCGATACGGATCTCAACGCCATACACAAGACGTGGCCTGGGAGGATGGTTGGACCGATCACCAGGTTCTGGGATGAGCTGATGGAGTTTGAGATTAAGGGCTGGGTGGAGGATGATATCGGGGCGGCGAATGAATGGCTTTGGGAATGTTTTAGGGAGAGGGAGGAGTATGTGCCGGTTGTTAGGGATGAAGATAGAGAGGAGTGTCCGAGGCTGGTCGAGGTGGAGGAGCTCACGGGATGTGTGAGTGACGATGATGGAGAGGACGATGTGGTCGTTTTCCGAGGACGGGGTGTATGAGAATTGGAGGTGGAGCCGGGATGTATATACGTACGTTTCACATGTAGTATATTGAGGTGATGAGTAGTCATGGTAATTATAATGCTAATATCCCGTACACAGAATAGCAAGTCATGCATCACAAAATAGAGGGAATTACAAGGTATGTGTGCAAATGTGTGTATTAGGTATCTGAGAACTCCCTCCATCTAGTCCACGTACGCCTTATAGTGAAGGCCTTTGAATAATCCTGAAAACCCCCGGGGTATATTTGTCCATGTAACGCCATACAATAGCCCGCTCTGGCAGCTACCCTGCCCTCGTACCCATGAAACATGCAAACATCGTAGTCTTGTGGCTACATTGGCCCTCACAAAGACAGAAACGCCGTCTTATACAGCGGCCTGCTAGGCTTTGCAGTTTACTGTATCTTGGCTTCGTTCAACGCGTTGAGCATCCATCCAAGCATCACCTTGCGGTTGTGGGAGTTCTTCATGTCGGTGTATTGCTTGTTTGTAGCGTTATAGGGCAGTATAGCATCTCCGAAATCTGTGTAGCGAAGCATCCTTCGGCGTTTGTATTCAATCACCGCAATAGTCTTGGTTGGGGACGTTGTGGTTCCCTGGAAGACAAGGTCGTACCGTATCGCTGTGTCTACTACTTTCTGGTGGTCATGTTCGTCCACAATCTTGTCGACCTTGACTTTTGTCTTATCCGTTACCTCGGTCTTCAAGGTGATGTTGTCTTGAAATTGCATTCTAAGTACCTCCATAATTGGCAGTATTAGGTACGTCCATGAAGTGGAGACGACGTCGTTCTCGCTGTCGAGCGGGAGGCATGGGAAGGTTGTCGTGATTCGGCGCTGGAGTTCTGGGCTGTTCTTATACTTGGGGAGATACTCGTCCGCTAAGTTTTCGAGGTCCTTGACCAGCATGTTATGGAATCTCTTAGGTGAGACGGTATTCTTGGTCGTGGTACCGGAGGCACCGACACTCCTGTATCGCACGTCACCCTTTTTGAGACCAGGCAGGTCCTGGTTGAAGCACTCAAGATGGGTTGATGCACTCATTGTACAGTGATCGAGCCGATCCAATTGCTGCTGGCCTTTGCGCTTTGATCAAGCCGCTCGTGTG is a window of Pyrenophora tritici-repentis strain M4 chromosome 2, whole genome shotgun sequence DNA encoding:
- a CDS encoding AarF, unusual protein kinase; the protein is MSTTSSRRTKVSSHDSQDLHGSLKDKPPLPYTVGAAFTAYRHKPPAPFGHGYDSPWPPFKTGKFWLPQLDYCLSQSPLPGHTLKEYCTLAITDLIRTGYTYNAQVVVVNKTMVAKIYDPLYDNGFDCYDNKRDVIVLADGDYSREAAAYETLQRSSEARNCIPDYYGSWTIQVQTITGDKTYLRHVRLILMENVPGVVMSSIEPKLLPEATRSRIMQKILEAETFVYNAGVHHRDMSPRNVMLVSPSDIYTAPDPRVVIIDFNVSNILEINARRRGDTDLNAIHKTWPGRMVGPITRFWDELMEFEIKGWVEDDIGAANEWLWECFREREEYVPVVRDEDREECPRLVEVEELTGCVSDDDGEDDVVVFRGRGV